One stretch of Dokdonia sp. Hel_I_53 DNA includes these proteins:
- the pdxH gene encoding pyridoxamine 5'-phosphate oxidase — protein MNRDLHDYRKSYQKGELLVENTTTHPMDQFALWFKEVEEAGGVAEPNAMTVATLGRDGYVKSRIVLLKEYDHHGFVFYTNYVSEKGDSIAHHIQIGLSFFWPNLERQVIVKGVVSKTDAERSDAYFNSRPEQSKLGALVSDQSSIIKNRKVLEDKMDKLQETYKDKEIPRPKHWGGYLIEPVSIEFWQGRPNRLHDRIRYHKENNLWIKERLAP, from the coding sequence ATGAACAGGGACTTACATGATTACAGAAAATCTTATCAAAAAGGAGAGTTGCTAGTTGAAAACACAACAACACATCCTATGGATCAATTTGCCTTGTGGTTTAAGGAAGTTGAGGAAGCTGGAGGCGTCGCAGAACCTAATGCAATGACCGTAGCCACATTAGGCCGTGACGGCTATGTTAAGTCTAGAATTGTTTTACTCAAAGAGTATGATCATCATGGATTTGTATTTTATACAAATTATGTAAGTGAGAAGGGTGATAGTATCGCACACCATATACAAATTGGTCTTTCATTCTTCTGGCCTAATTTAGAACGTCAAGTAATTGTAAAGGGGGTAGTTTCAAAAACGGATGCCGAAAGGTCTGATGCTTATTTCAACTCACGACCAGAACAAAGTAAATTAGGAGCTTTAGTTTCTGATCAAAGCAGTATCATAAAAAATCGTAAGGTACTTGAAGATAAGATGGACAAACTTCAAGAAACTTATAAGGATAAGGAAATTCCACGCCCTAAACATTGGGGAGGGTATTTAATAGAACCTGTATCTATAGAATTTTGGCAAGGAAGACCTAATAGACTACATGATAGGATAAGGTATCACAAAGAAAATAATTTATGGATTAAAGAACGTCTCGCCCCTTAA
- a CDS encoding SixA phosphatase family protein, with translation MKTLYLVRHAKSSWKFDVIDHERPLNERGLSDAPKVASHVASVMQKPDVIMSSDALRARTTAVFFAQAYNISDTAIILNHKMYDFAGMDLVEVIKACDDAYNHVMMFGHNNAITNFVNTYGSKQVDNVPTAGFTALEFSIDSWKDLKPGKTIYSKTPKELR, from the coding sequence ATGAAAACACTTTATTTAGTAAGACACGCAAAATCTAGTTGGAAATTTGATGTTATTGATCATGAAAGACCTTTAAATGAAAGAGGTCTTTCTGATGCACCTAAGGTTGCTTCTCATGTTGCATCGGTCATGCAGAAACCAGATGTAATTATGTCTAGTGATGCCTTAAGAGCAAGAACTACAGCTGTTTTTTTTGCACAAGCCTATAATATCTCAGATACAGCTATTATTCTCAATCATAAAATGTATGATTTTGCGGGAATGGATTTAGTTGAGGTGATAAAAGCGTGTGATGATGCATATAATCATGTGATGATGTTCGGGCACAATAATGCAATAACAAACTTTGTGAATACATACGGAAGTAAACAAGTAGATAATGTTCCCACTGCTGGATTTACAGCATTAGAATTTTCTATAGACTCTTGGAAAGATTTAAAACCAGGAAAAACGATCTATAGTAAAACTCCAAAAGAATTAAGATAG
- the ppk1 gene encoding polyphosphate kinase 1, whose amino-acid sequence MTSTDENRYINRELSWLQFNARVLQEAADETVPLIERFRFLGIFSNNLDEFFRVRYATVRRIVDAGKRGRKALGVYSAEELLEKITEIVINQQTESLKILDDIYLKLQEENIYMVDETTVVLDEHKDFIKTFFAEQVALAVETIILREDVSLPRIQDLDAYLMVKMVLKDSEKPLYALLEIPSSVDRFIVLPKVDGKNYIMILDDLIRYNLDTIFNIFDYSSITAHMIKITRDAELDIESDLGKSFLEKLTRSVKGREDGEPVRFVYDKTIEKKTLDFLLKKLGIERIDSIIPGGKYHNRKDYMNFPTLGRKELYYENVKPLPISGISLEDSLFSKVAQKDFLQYTPYQSFSYTIKFLREAALDPKVRSIKITIYRLAKISSIASALINAAQNGKEVTVQIELRARFDEESNMRYAKKMQNEGVRLIFGVPGLKVHSKVCVIEREEDDKIKRYGFISTGNFNHSTARIYTDYTLFTADKEILKDLSKLFNFFDANYVVNKYKHLVVSPHYSRDKMYKLITEQMIISRSGGNGLIRLKLNSISNYQIIDKLYEASAAGVKIQMIVRGVCCLIPGVKGLSENIEVISIIDKFLEHPRVYIFGEEGTEKVFISSSDWMSRNLDSRVEVSVPIYDKDVKQEIIDTHTISWNDNVKARILNKSMDNRYKRDDNPKVRSQFAAYDYYVEKLKKS is encoded by the coding sequence ATGACATCAACAGATGAAAATAGATATATTAACCGAGAATTAAGCTGGTTACAATTTAACGCTCGAGTGCTTCAAGAAGCAGCAGATGAAACAGTACCGCTCATAGAACGGTTTCGATTTTTAGGTATTTTTTCTAATAATCTTGATGAGTTTTTTAGAGTACGGTATGCTACTGTACGTAGGATTGTAGATGCAGGAAAGAGAGGAAGAAAGGCTTTAGGTGTATACTCTGCAGAGGAGCTTTTAGAGAAAATTACAGAGATAGTCATTAACCAACAAACAGAAAGTCTCAAAATATTAGATGATATCTATCTAAAGCTACAAGAGGAAAACATCTATATGGTTGACGAAACTACTGTAGTGCTTGATGAACATAAAGATTTCATAAAAACCTTCTTTGCAGAGCAAGTTGCCTTAGCGGTAGAAACAATAATCCTACGTGAGGATGTATCATTACCGCGTATTCAAGATCTAGATGCGTACTTAATGGTAAAAATGGTTTTGAAAGATTCTGAAAAACCACTGTATGCTTTACTTGAAATACCAAGTAGTGTAGATCGTTTTATAGTATTACCAAAAGTAGATGGTAAGAACTACATTATGATTCTAGATGACTTGATACGATATAACCTAGATACAATCTTCAATATATTTGACTATTCGAGTATTACTGCACATATGATTAAGATTACGCGAGATGCAGAGCTGGATATTGAGTCAGATTTAGGAAAAAGTTTTTTAGAGAAATTAACCAGAAGTGTCAAAGGTAGGGAAGATGGCGAGCCAGTACGTTTTGTTTATGATAAAACTATTGAGAAAAAAACACTTGATTTTTTACTTAAAAAATTAGGTATAGAACGAATAGATAGTATTATTCCAGGTGGAAAATACCACAATCGTAAGGATTATATGAATTTCCCTACATTAGGGCGTAAAGAACTCTATTATGAAAATGTAAAGCCACTTCCCATATCTGGGATATCATTAGAAGACAGTCTGTTTTCTAAGGTAGCTCAAAAAGACTTTTTGCAATACACGCCTTATCAAAGCTTTTCATACACTATAAAATTTTTAAGAGAGGCAGCATTAGACCCCAAAGTAAGATCTATAAAAATTACTATATATCGTCTGGCTAAGATTTCTAGTATCGCTAGCGCACTTATTAATGCGGCACAAAATGGTAAGGAAGTTACAGTTCAAATAGAATTGCGTGCTCGATTTGATGAAGAATCTAATATGCGCTATGCAAAAAAGATGCAAAATGAAGGTGTACGTTTAATTTTTGGAGTTCCTGGTCTAAAAGTACACAGTAAAGTGTGTGTTATAGAAAGAGAAGAAGATGATAAAATAAAAAGATACGGGTTTATAAGTACGGGAAATTTTAACCACTCTACAGCAAGAATATATACCGATTACACACTATTTACAGCAGATAAAGAAATCCTCAAAGATCTTAGTAAACTTTTTAATTTCTTTGATGCAAATTATGTAGTTAATAAATATAAGCACCTCGTAGTCTCCCCACATTATTCTCGTGATAAAATGTACAAGCTTATCACGGAGCAAATGATTATTTCAAGAAGTGGGGGAAATGGACTTATAAGACTCAAGCTCAATAGTATTTCAAATTATCAAATCATAGATAAATTATATGAAGCCAGTGCTGCTGGAGTAAAAATACAAATGATAGTGCGGGGGGTATGTTGCTTGATCCCTGGTGTAAAGGGTTTAAGTGAAAACATTGAGGTCATAAGTATAATAGATAAGTTTTTAGAACATCCACGGGTGTATATTTTTGGAGAAGAAGGAACAGAGAAAGTATTTATATCATCTTCAGACTGGATGAGTCGTAATCTAGATAGCCGTGTTGAAGTATCTGTGCCTATTTATGATAAAGATGTAAAACAAGAGATTATCGACACACATACCATCTCTTGGAACGATAATGTAAAGGCTCGTATATTAAATAAAAGCATGGATAATCGTTATAAGAGAGATGATAATCCTAAAGTAAGATCTCAATTTGCTGCATACGATTACTATGTTGAGAAATTAAAAAAATCTTAG
- a CDS encoding Ppx/GppA phosphatase family protein, which produces MLSITKYAAIDIGSNAIRLLIANVIEQPGYPTLFRKNALVRVPIRLGEDVFINGEISEVNQGRMIDAMKAFRLLMNAHQVVKYRACATSAMRDASNGFAFAKAVKKETSIAIDIIDGVEEAAIIATTDLKTFIKEDRTYLYVDVGGGSTELTIYHMGKIVASKSFKIGTVRLLNDLVASEDWDLFKKWIVEHTLVYPHIDLIGSGGNINKVFKLSSKKPGKTLSFLYLTQLYKELNEMSYEERIVKLSLNPDRADVIIPAIRIYLQAMKTSKGKQIIVPKIGLSDGIIRRLYQVTS; this is translated from the coding sequence ATGCTTTCCATTACAAAGTATGCAGCTATAGATATAGGGTCTAATGCTATTCGTTTGCTTATAGCAAATGTAATAGAACAACCAGGGTATCCGACACTTTTCCGAAAAAATGCATTAGTACGAGTACCTATTCGATTGGGAGAAGATGTATTTATCAATGGTGAAATATCAGAAGTAAATCAAGGAAGAATGATAGATGCCATGAAAGCCTTTAGATTATTAATGAATGCACATCAGGTGGTAAAATATCGCGCTTGTGCTACAAGCGCAATGCGAGATGCTTCAAATGGTTTTGCTTTCGCAAAAGCTGTAAAAAAAGAAACCAGTATCGCAATCGATATTATTGATGGAGTAGAAGAAGCAGCAATTATAGCAACTACAGACTTAAAAACATTTATAAAGGAAGATCGTACTTATTTATATGTTGATGTAGGTGGCGGAAGCACAGAGCTTACCATATATCACATGGGTAAAATAGTAGCGTCGAAGTCTTTCAAAATAGGTACTGTGAGATTATTAAATGATCTTGTCGCCTCAGAAGATTGGGATCTTTTTAAAAAATGGATTGTAGAACATACATTGGTCTATCCTCACATAGATCTTATAGGTTCTGGAGGAAATATAAATAAAGTATTTAAGTTAAGTTCTAAAAAGCCAGGTAAGACACTATCCTTTTTGTATCTCACCCAATTATATAAAGAGCTTAATGAGATGAGTTATGAAGAACGTATTGTTAAGTTGTCATTGAATCCAGACCGTGCAGATGTAATTATACCTGCCATTAGGATTTATTTACAAGCGATGAAAACATCTAAGGGAAAGCAAATTATTGTCCCTAAAATAGGGTTGTCAGACGGAATAATTAGACGCTTATATCAAGTAACTAGTTAG
- a CDS encoding porin family protein: protein MRGLLLCTLLFSVVCSTQLCAQGVRFGFKMGANYSQISGYEYEVLNKMGEAAIEPFSSVDDGRFGLTAAFFADIDLSNKFSFQPEFVFSPQGNKFEGVRYDYLQIPLGFKIDFNNFYVIAGPQAGLKISFSDQSENFKSLDFSAFGSLGYYFNESIFIEARFTKGFLEVFEDNSEVVLPYIEEGVGNGNQSNTDNYLINNTGTNQYITLSLGYRLQ from the coding sequence ATGAGGGGATTATTATTATGTACACTTCTTTTTTCTGTTGTGTGTTCTACACAGTTATGTGCTCAAGGAGTAAGATTTGGTTTTAAAATGGGAGCTAATTATAGTCAAATTAGCGGTTATGAGTATGAAGTTTTAAATAAAATGGGAGAAGCTGCTATAGAACCATTTAGTTCAGTAGATGATGGAAGATTTGGTCTTACTGCAGCATTTTTTGCAGATATAGACCTGTCTAATAAATTCAGTTTTCAACCAGAATTTGTTTTTTCTCCTCAAGGTAATAAATTTGAGGGTGTACGTTATGATTATTTGCAGATACCATTAGGTTTTAAAATAGATTTTAATAACTTCTATGTGATAGCAGGGCCTCAAGCAGGTTTAAAAATATCTTTCTCAGACCAATCAGAAAATTTCAAGTCTTTAGATTTTTCTGCATTTGGGAGTTTAGGCTATTATTTTAATGAGAGTATATTTATAGAGGCTAGATTCACAAAAGGATTTCTTGAGGTTTTTGAAGATAACTCAGAAGTGGTATTGCCTTATATTGAAGAGGGTGTAGGTAATGGTAATCAATCAAATACAGATAATTATTTGATTAATAATACTGGTACAAATCAATATATCACATTAAGTTTAGGCTATAGGTTGCAATAA
- a CDS encoding 16S rRNA (uracil(1498)-N(3))-methyltransferase, with the protein MQLFYSDSLTTKSTSYTLPKDESKHVIRVLRKSEGDIIHLTNGNGFLFEAIVEDTNPNKCKLTLISHTYQQPRDYSLHLAVAPTKLHDRFEWFLEKATEIGISEITPILCDHSERKVIKEDRYRKILQSAMKQSLHYHLPVLNSLTSFRTFVDGLNSKNSLIAHCEETEKKSIKDFIKPHTSYTILIGPEGDFSIDEISYTLQKGIQPITLGNTRLRTETAAIAACQSVAFVNY; encoded by the coding sequence ATGCAACTATTTTATAGCGACTCACTTACAACTAAGAGTACATCTTATACATTACCTAAGGATGAAAGTAAACATGTTATACGTGTTTTACGTAAATCAGAAGGAGATATTATTCATCTCACAAACGGTAACGGGTTTCTATTTGAAGCTATTGTTGAGGATACAAACCCCAATAAGTGTAAGCTTACATTAATTTCTCATACGTATCAACAACCACGTGATTATAGCTTACACCTAGCAGTAGCTCCCACAAAGCTTCACGATCGTTTTGAATGGTTTCTTGAAAAAGCTACGGAGATTGGTATTTCAGAAATTACTCCTATACTTTGTGATCATAGTGAGCGTAAGGTTATAAAAGAAGATAGATATCGTAAGATCCTTCAAAGTGCTATGAAACAATCACTTCATTATCATTTACCAGTCTTAAATAGTCTGACTTCTTTTAGAACGTTTGTTGATGGTTTAAATAGCAAGAATTCGTTAATTGCGCATTGTGAGGAGACCGAAAAAAAATCGATTAAAGACTTCATTAAGCCTCATACATCATATACAATTTTGATAGGACCAGAAGGTGATTTTTCTATTGATGAAATTAGCTATACGTTACAAAAAGGGATCCAACCTATCACATTAGGCAATACCAGACTGCGCACAGAAACAGCAGCAATTGCCGCCTGCCAGAGTGTTGCTTTTGTTAATTATTAG
- the tsaD gene encoding tRNA (adenosine(37)-N6)-threonylcarbamoyltransferase complex transferase subunit TsaD, with protein sequence MDTDLNKCYILAIESSCDDTAAAVLLNDKVLSNVVANQEIHQEYGGVVPELASRAHQQNIVPVVTAALRKANIDKKQLSAVAYTSGPGLLGSLLVGTSFAKSFAMGLNIPLIDVNHMQAHILAHFIDEEGYTKPSFPFLGVTISGGHTQIVKVNNYFEMQVIGETIDDAVGEAYDKSAKLLGLPYPGGPLIDKYATTGNPKAFPFTIPNVPELNFSFSGLKTQIMYFIQKEVENNPKFVEENLEDICASIQHTIVTILMKKIKKAVLQTDISQIAIGGGVSANSGIREALKNSQSSYGWQTYLPKFEYTTDNAAMIGIVGYLKYQLLSETTRYQNTETGAQSRLKI encoded by the coding sequence ATGGATACTGATTTAAATAAATGTTATATTCTCGCTATAGAATCATCCTGTGATGATACTGCAGCTGCGGTCTTACTCAACGACAAGGTACTCTCAAATGTTGTTGCAAACCAAGAGATTCATCAAGAATATGGAGGGGTTGTTCCAGAACTTGCTTCCCGTGCACATCAACAAAATATTGTTCCTGTAGTTACCGCTGCTTTACGCAAGGCAAATATCGATAAAAAACAACTAAGTGCGGTAGCTTATACTAGTGGTCCGGGTCTTTTAGGTTCTTTACTTGTAGGTACCTCCTTTGCAAAATCTTTTGCAATGGGATTAAATATTCCTCTTATTGATGTCAACCATATGCAAGCCCATATATTAGCACATTTTATAGACGAAGAAGGGTATACAAAACCTAGTTTTCCTTTTCTTGGAGTGACAATTTCTGGAGGTCACACGCAAATTGTAAAAGTAAATAACTACTTTGAAATGCAAGTTATAGGAGAGACCATAGATGATGCGGTAGGTGAGGCTTATGATAAAAGCGCAAAATTATTAGGACTTCCCTATCCAGGAGGCCCCTTAATTGATAAATATGCAACAACTGGTAACCCTAAAGCCTTCCCTTTTACGATACCTAATGTACCAGAGCTGAATTTCAGTTTCAGCGGATTGAAAACACAAATTATGTACTTTATTCAAAAGGAAGTTGAGAATAATCCAAAGTTTGTGGAGGAAAATCTTGAAGACATTTGCGCGTCCATACAACATACGATTGTTACTATTTTAATGAAAAAGATTAAAAAGGCAGTTCTACAAACGGATATCTCTCAAATTGCTATAGGTGGAGGTGTATCTGCAAATAGTGGTATTAGAGAAGCATTAAAAAACAGTCAATCTTCTTATGGCTGGCAAACATATTTACCAAAATTTGAATACACTACAGACAATGCAGCAATGATAGGTATTGTAGGATACTTAAAATACCAACTTCTTAGTGAGACTACACGTTATCAAAATACTGAAACGGGAGCTCAATCGCGTTTAAAAATTTAA